A single Anopheles funestus chromosome 2RL, idAnoFuneDA-416_04, whole genome shotgun sequence DNA region contains:
- the LOC125766574 gene encoding uncharacterized protein LOC125766574 isoform X5: MDRSSYGGPPQQSTIGNSARRIQAQLPAEPPACVQNAMMRRDKQPFTYTPGGIDLSQIKSPRMAKRISRNANSEGVTGQPKVSPLAQNNGSNHNGNGTSNGSSVSPAATLGAAAMGMPFQVFPTGPPAPPPPPPPTGRVVPSNGGNRSVPPPPPPPGPGPALPTASSSEARKSPRPQSFEPPPMGMRPEIKIPPNPMASLRKAPRPQPKNDFWIEEYRREKQQDEPQIPRPVPPSYSYTNRDLDDEVAKNTFNRTDELTVRGDPLAQQKRSPSPSNLTKPLENGSRGSSSIKTPPVYGQSPVPANLPPPITPTKVSTPITQPSPTTKDSPPPVRPKPSPSPVSTYQSTNNTTQSVGSAGKDQTTGVKNTAQVGYGPVAPPPPPPPLPSSAQKDSQSSASSGVSPSVSSTSSTGPSSAPQSPAKPVSTQRPAAQALGSLYIPPIHEVFANSKQSLLTQASPPWMSSRHNSLKEQPEWVHKDEQDSATNSNGESTSSNSQQQSNEQQSPQSQLQEQYKPQTSVSQRAPSATRESVPSATKSVDSIVTAPAPVSARPSPSVPSQQLTQNNIRPAAADVSVPVQQQSTPASVQQQQQYAQQVQQAARSVGPPVSQTTVTMPVNRGYPQQAPVYAQAQPVYSTQPSAGTQKERIIPIQIEKSPVQAPVTAPNFAPPPYYSPSAQYGPAGANSSMQSPIPVGFATPHSGFTTPTAMFTNPNHFVNQGYNNISYPPTPTGQPQPHPLYQHHQHYPPPQTPPVLHHPMHPQPQQQQQQQQQQRMQQQHTPPQQQPNVTNVRIVPIKVEGAEHTVRGPLSNTPAIIQSGDRSYVIHDIPLEAKLRFLKNRLSDPRSSSNTQSWNGNSAPNQSRSFRVLQQITDTLDEAEAEMNAKDQSNGQSSVADQTDGTKQQQSFGRSGGAVNAAQQQDMAEGQLRRLQLSNEDKALMNRVKNQVDGEVYLHNEEDPRYRGAAIPSKAFRYLQNMTDSGQAANQSNNGSGNRAQQMFNRGNYSDSDGDTQQQSQQYVPPSEQKVEEPKKYTGGSIPSRSFKMLQAMTDAPADPNSSDSEGPSVKLPHGSGTDIRYSPYPYPPQPYFCCPNPNWHYYDPTTNPQYYPPHHPPPPHAPGYYYPPMPPPGHFDRGGGYYGGYMSPHHFYYAQEPCSPCTPPPYYQLSQPQTAYCETIPNEAIHTYVITTPPPRIVVTPTPDDSCSDSELQAIKEQLGELRNVPGEFAGVEPTDYGGPIPLTRSQSSLKRLSERLTNFNNGFSEPDSPKSSVRCSPCSPLNERYRTYEESTSSVPSSQSEASDSEDEDTSKPKAVSRTQLQTNGHAKDTDTVRVNGSRALAKEKTPEKKNNVEDDEEDEDEEDEDEEEEEGEAESEEEETVGYGANGEPPVDEHLPHQLSVIFEEESMYGQSTVASRRTSVCSNSSTLSDCSSTLANDLDDEKDVDGQPSGNRTDDDIDRIDETDMEKSLVSVRLPLKLSFSKSPNNEDIATLVVGESEITGSKEKLTGCNRSVQEPEDDSGDESDTEEEEESENESESSSEEETDTDGKNKASPQKTEENNVAEKLSNETDTDVTVTITIPSLSGKGKPNERDSLSRPEAVKHEAPVKAPFKIDYEEASEVSVSVSLPLKPKGSSSGDIVKQPDREETLNEKLSNEENGNGAAGEDEEEVDFWSQIGDEDDYQRPVRSYSRDMWSSREFSVDRQSVWSQDAEEDEEASTTGTTDFWSAENGPTEASDLWNFGKHSSPLPLVRNGKNEMVQDESKDSLEFWQKENERLVKDLYERRASEIGYQGMLTSGFVKDENNNKTCVPQDNTGGVKTELQNDRKTEDHSEEEAEDGSDSESDNDSEEYETSNTSKEDSEAEQDVGDVLSKQEDTLDSMKKLKDEQMPSVNGTADIKGAIMSQDDGSVVDKVEKDKKLSVKERISLFETQAVPSLEVTSNGRGTVTPTMGSRLRPLSRQRQFCEESEAEDDSGVTSDMSKHISEVETDSECFPEMRKMTRYQRAATHSRLFKLLQDESNNGDSEDEEASEDNSKEQEQNRSNMKQHDAGTREENTTNPKMVINPIVNGASRKTPEEPGSMVGNVTEGRRDRLTLPISHQSSSGNDSLSSSTSSASPVSGTLQNEKLAEELVQSLLMKKKGRLFRNLPLEKLHAAALKILQEDLESNGTISSTEDNMATVDSTPALTPQEFKSEYPTSYSDYYDTWCSDAVVQPNGCYSDTGSDCGMVKMFRTVPEHQLALAKKDSRVNAGNGHWSPRCPRVFSNKNIPRLMGVRESDVVEPPSRGSRPPSRASNSRSPFTVITPAVGMFNASSPMDDCPNRANTANRQFKLQ, translated from the exons CTACGGTGGACCCCCCCAACAGTCGACGATCGGTAACTCGGCACGTCGGATACAGGCACAGCTACCGGCAGAACCGCCGGCCTGCGTACAGAATGCCATGATGCGGCGGGATAAACAACCATTCACCTACACACCGGGCGGTATCGATCTGTCCCAGATCAAATCGCCCCGTATGGCGAAGCGAATATCCAGAAACGCCAACTCGGAAGGTGTCACCGGTCAGCCCAAAGTGTCTCCATTGGCACAG AACAATGGTTCCAATCACAACGGCAACGGCACCAGCAACGGAAGTTCCGTGTCACCGGCGGCTACGCTCGGTGCAGCAGCAATGGGTATGCCCTTTCAGGTATTTCCTACAGGACCTCCAgcaccaccgccgccaccaccaccgacggGGCGTGTAGTTCCGTCGAACGGTGGCAACAGATCCGTCCCACCGCCGCCACCTCCACCCGGTCCGGGTCCTGCACTACCCACGGCCAGTAGCTCGGAAGCTCGAAAATCCCCAAGACCACAGAGTTTCGAGCCACCGCCGATGGGTATGCGGCCCGAAATTAAGATACCACCGAATCCGATGGCGAGTCTGCGCAAAGCACCGAGACCACAGCCCAAGAACGACTTCTGGATAGAGGAGTACCGGCGGGAGAAGCAGCAGGACGAGCCTCAGATTCCTCGACCCGTACCACCCAGCTACAGCTACACGAACAGAGATCTAGACGACGAAG TTGCTAAGAACACATTCAATCGCACAGACGAGCTCACTGTCCGTGGTGACCCATTGGCACAGCAGAAACGATCACCAAGCCCATCCAATCTAACTAAACCGCTCGAGAACGGTTCTCGCGGGTCATCGTCGATCAAAACCCCACCCGTCTACGGACAGAGTCCGGTGCCGGCAAACCTTCCACCACCGATCACGCCGACCAAAGTGTCGACTCCTATCACGCAACCTTCGCCAACTACCAAAGATTCCCCGCCACCCGTGCGCCCCAAACCATCACCCTCGCCTGTGTCCACGTACCAGTCCACTAACAACACTACACAGTCCGTTGGCAGTGCTGGCAAGGATCAGACCACGGGCGTGAAGAACACGGCCCAGGTCGGGTATGGTCCAGTTGCTccgccaccacctccaccaccgctaCCATCATCGGCACAGAAAGACTCACAGTCGTCCGCCTCGTCCGGTGTGTCTCCATCCGTTTCATCCACCTCATCCACAGGCCCATCATCTGCTCCACAATCACCAGCCAAACCGGTCAGCACACAGAGACCCGCTGCTCAGGCCCTTGGTTCACTCTATATACCGCCAATACACGAGGTGTTTGCCAATAGTAAGCAAAGTCTCTTAACTCAAGCGAGTCCACCATGGATGTCATCGCGGCACAATAGCCTGAAGGAGCAGCCCGAATGGGTGCACAAGGACGAGCAAGATTCGGCCACGAACAGTAACGGTGAAAGTACCAGCAGCAACTCTCAGCAACAGTCAAACGAACAACAGTCACCGCAGTCACAGCTGCAAGAGCAGTACAAACCACAAACATCTGTGTCGCAGAGGGCGCCAAGCGCCACCAGGGAGAGTGTACCATCCGCTACTAAATCCGTTGATTCTATCGTCACAGCACCGGCACCGGTGTCGGCTAGACCGTCTCCGTCCGTGCCGTCGCAACAGCTCACACAGAACAACATCAGACCAGCTGCGGCCGATGTGTCCGTCCCGGTACAGCAACAGTCTACACCGGCGTCggtacagcaacagcaacagtacgCCCAGCAGGTTCAGCAAGCGGCCCGGTCGGTAGGGCCACCAGTGTCGCAAACCACGGTTACGATGCCCGTAAACCGTGGCTATCCGCAACAAGCTCCAGTGTATGCACAGGCGCAACCTGTGTACTCTACTCAGCCATCGGCAGGAACACAGAAG GAACGTATCATACCGATACAGATTGAAAAGTCTCCGGTACAAGCACCAGTAACGGCCCCGAATTTTGCACCACCGCCATACTACAGCCCTAGCGCACAGTACGGTCCGGCCGGTGCCAACAGCAGTATGCAGTCACCGATCCCGGTTGGATTTGCGACACCGCACAGTG GATTCACCACACCAACGGCCATGTTTACCAATCCGAACCATTTCGTGAACCAAGGCTACAACAACATCAGCTATCCACCGACACCGACCGGGCAGCCGCAACCGCATCCGCTCTACCAACACCATCAGCACTATCCGCCACCACAAACGCCACCAGTTCTTCATCATCCGATGCATCCGCaaccccagcagcagcagcagcagcagcagcagcaacgcatgcaacagcagcacacgCCGCCACAGCAACAACCGAATGTGACGAACGTGCGCATCGTACCGATCAAGGTGGAGGGTGCCGAACATACCGTCCGTGGACCACTGTCCAACACGCCGGCCATCATTCAAAG TGGTGATCGTAGCTACGTCATTCACGATATCCCGCTAGAAGCTAAGCTTCGCTTTCTTAAAAATAGACTCAG CGATCctcgaagcagcagcaacactcAATCATGGAATGGTAACAGTGCACCGAACCAGTCACGTTCGTTCCGAGTGCTGCAGCAAATAACGGACACGCTGGACGAAGCGGAGGCCGAAATGAACGCAAAGGATCAATCCAATGGTCAGTCTAGCGTAGCCGACCAAACCGACGGCACCAAACAGCAGCAATCTTTCGGACGTTCTGGTGGTGCGGTTAATGCGGCTCAACAGCAGGACATGGCAGAAGGACAGCTGCGTCGATTACAGCTCAGCAACGAAGATAAGGCTCTGATGaatagagtaaaaaatcaag TCGACGGAGAAGTTTATCTCCATAACGAAGAAGATCCTCGCTATCGCGGTGCGGCCATACCGTCCAAAGCGTTCAGGTATCTGCAGAACATGACCGATAGCGGTCAGGCTGCGAACCAAAGCAACAACG GCTCTGGTAATCGTGCACAGCAGATGTTCAACCGTGGAAACTATAGCGATTCAG ATGGAGATACGCAGCAACAATCGCAGCAGTATGTGCCACCGAGCGAACAGAAGGTGGAAGAACCAAAGAAGTACACCGGTGGTTCCATCCCGAGCCGTTCGTTCAAGATGCTCCAGGCAATGACGGACGCACCAG CCGATCCAAATTCCTCCGACAGTGAGGGTCCTAGTGTAAAGCTGCCTCACGGCAGCGGCACAGACATTCGATATTCTCCCTATCCCTATCCACCGCAACCCTACTTTTGCTGTCCTAATCCCAATTGGCATTACTACGATCCCACCACTAACCCTCAGTACTATCCACCCCATCATCCGCCACCACCTCATGCACCCGGTTACTATTATCCGCCCATGCCACCGCCCGGTCACTTTGATCGGGGTGGCGGGTATTACGGTGGGTACATGTCTCCGCATCACTTTTACTACGCACAAGAACCGTGCTCTCCGTGCACACCGCCTCCGTACTATCAGCTAAGCCAGCCGCAGACGGCTTACTGCGAGACAATCCCGAACGAGGCAATTCACACGTACGTGATCACAACGCCTCCTCCGCGCATCGTCGTTACACCGACACCGGACGATTCTTGCTCCGATAGTGAGCTGCAAGCGATCAAAGAACAGCTCGGCGAGCTGCGCAATGTGCCCGGCGAGTTTGCCGGGGTAGAACCGACCGACTACGGTGGTCCCATCCCTTTGACGCGTTCGCAATCTAGTCTGAAGCGGTTGTCCGAGCGCTTGACTAATTTTAACAACGGGTTCAGTGAGCCAGATAGCCCCAAGTCCTCTGTGCGCTGCTCACCATGCAGTCCACTGAACGAGCGGTATCGTACGTACGAGGAAAGTACATCTTCGGTACCTTCGTCTCAGTCTGAGGCTTCAGACTCGGAAGACGAAGATACATCCAAGCCCAAGGCAGTGAGCAGAACTCAATTGCAAACCAATGGCCATGCGAAGGATACGGATACGGTCCGTGTGAATGGGTCTCGTGCTTTAGCCAAAGAGAAAACTCCCGAAAAGAAGAACAATGTTGAGGATGATGAGGAAGATGAGGAcgaagaagatgaagatgaagaagaggaagagggTGAAGCAGAAAGTGAAGAGGAAGAAACAGTGGGATACGGTGCAAACGGTGAGCCACCGGTTGACGAACATTTGCCACACCAACTGAGCGTGATCTTCGAGGAGGAAAGTATGTACGGACAGTCAACCGTGGCTAGCAGACGTACCAGCGTGTGCAGCAACAGTTCTACGCTGAGTGACTGCTCTTCTACGCTGGCCAACGATTTAGACGATGAGAAGGATGTTGATGGTCAACCGAGCGGCAACCGTACCGACGATGATATCGATCGTATAGACGAGACGGATATGGAAAAGTCGCTGGTTTCGGTACGTCTACCGCTGAAGCTATCGTTTAGTAAATCGCCCAACAATGAGGATATAGCAACGCTGGTCGTTGGAGAAAGTGAAATTACCGGATCGAAAGAGAAGCTCACTGGTTGTAATCGATCTGTACAAGAGCCCGAAGACGACAGTGGTGACGAGAGTGACAcagaggaggaggaagagtcCGAGAATGAAAGTGAGTCGAGTTCAGAGGAAGAAACTGATACCGATGGAAAGAATAAGGCGAGCCCTCAGAAGACGGAAGAGAACAATGTAGCTGAAAAGCTGTCCAATGAGACGGATACCGATGTTACGGTGACCATCACTATTCCATCGCTTTCGGGTAAGGGTAAGCCGAATGAACGCGATAGTTTGAGTCGTCCAGAAGCAGTGAAGCATGAGGCACcggtaaaagctccctttaaAATCGACTACGAAGAAGCATCGGAAGTATCGGTGTCAGTGTCGTTACCGCTGAAGCCCAAGGGTAGTTCTTCTGGTGATATCGTCAAGCAGCCAGACCGGGAAGAGACATTGAACGAGAAGCTATcgaatgaagaaaatggaaatggtgcTGCTGGCGAAGACGAGGAAGAGGTTGACTTTTGGAGTCAAATTGGTGATGAAGATGACTATCAACGACCGGTGCGATCCTACTCAAGGGACATGTGGAGTAGTCGAGAGTTTAGCGTTGATCGTCAGAGTGTTTGGAGTCAGGACGcagaagaagatgaagaagcgAGCACTACTGGTACGACCGATTTCTGGAGTGCCGAGAATGGTCCCACGGAGGCGTCCGATCTGTGGAACTTTGGTAAACATAGTTCGCCATTGCCATTGGTGCGTAATGGTAAGAACGAAATGGTACAAGATGAAAGTAAGGATTCGTTGGAATTCTGGCAGAAGGAGAACGAGCGACTGGTGAAGGATCTGTACGAACGTAGGGCCAGTGAAATAGGCTACCAGGGAATGTTAACGAGTGGGTTCGTAAAGGACGAAAATAATAACAAGACGTGCGTGCCGCAGGATAATACAGGTGGTGTGAAGACGGAGTTGCAGAACGATCGTAAGACTGAAGATCACAGTGAGGAAGAAGCTGAAGATGGGTCGGATTCCGAGAGTGACAATGATAGTGAAGAGTATGAAACGTCGAACACATCGAAGGAGGACTCGGAAGCGGAACAGGACGTTGGTGATGTATTATCAAAGCAGGAAGACACTCTGGATTCTATGAAAAAGTTGAAAGATGAGCAGATGCCGTCTGTGAACGGTACTGCCGATATCAAAGGTGCCATCATGTCGCAAGACGATGGCAGTGTTGTAGACAAGgtggaaaaggataaaaagttATCCGTGAAGGAACGGATATCGTTGTTTGAGACGCAGGCTGTACCTTCGCTGGAGGTGACATCGAATGGTCGCGGCACAGTCACCCCTACGATGGGTAGCCGCTTACGACCGCTCTCGAGACAGAGGCAGTTTTGCGAAGAGTCCGAGGCGGAGGACGATTCCGGCGTGACGTCGGATATGAGCAAACACATCTCAGAGGTGGAGACGGACTCCGAGTGCTTCCCGGAGATGCGCAAGATGACACGGTATCAACGTGCGGCCACACATTCCAGGTTATTTAAGCTTTTGCAGGACGAAAGTAACAACGGTGATAGCGAGGACGAGGAAGCTAGTGAAGATAATAGTAAGGAGCAGGAGCAGAACAGAAGCAACATGAAGCAACATGATGCAGGAACGCGGGAGGAAAACACGACCAATCCGAAGATGGTCATCAACCCGATCGTAAACGGTGCCAGTCGCAAGACACCAGAAGAGCCCGGCAGCATGGTGGGCAACGTGACGGAAGGAAGACGCGATCGATTAACGCTCCCGATCAGTCATCAATCGTCGTCGGGCAACGATAGTCTGTCCTCGTCTACCTCCTCAGCGTCTCCTGTATCAGGAACACTGCAGAATGAAAAACTTGCCGAAGAGCTAGTACAAAGTTTGTTGATGAAGAAGAAGGGTCGTTTGTTCCGGAATTTGCCGCTGGAAAAACTGCACGCCGCTGCCCTGAAGATTCTGCAGGAAGATCTCGAATCGAATGGTACGATCAGCTCGACGGAGGACAATATGGCGACGGTGGATTCGACACCGGCCTTAACACCGCAAGAATTTAAAAGCGAGTATCCGACCTCATACTCCGATTACTATGACACGTGGTGTAGTGATGCGGTGGTGCAGCCTAACGGTTGTTACTCGGATACCGGGTCAGACTGTGGGATGGTGAAGATGTTCCGCACCGTACCGGAACATCAGCTTGCACTCGCCAAGAAAGATTCGCGCGTAAATGCCGGCAATGGTCATTGGTCACCGAGGTGTCCACGGGTATTTAGTAACAAGAATATTCCGCGGCTGATGGGTGTACGGGAGTCAGACGTAGTGGAACCACCATCGCGCGGCTCACGACCACCATCCCGAGCGTCGAATAGCCGATCGCCGTTCACGGTCATCACACCGGCTGTCGGCATGTTTAACGCCAGCAGTCCGATGGATGATTGTCCGAACCGTGCCAACACTGCCAACCGACAGTTTAAGCTGCAGTAG